One genomic segment of Bacteroidota bacterium includes these proteins:
- a CDS encoding glycosyltransferase: MRILLLTKKLPYPARDGEAIASSNIIRFMAEAGHRVVVISIITKKHNFSLNDVPEEIKSKVEFHLVNADTAIYFKDAVLNLFSKLPYHIYRFINKDITTLAEKVVQQNAFDIIQFEGLFLLPFVETIKKYSNAKLIYRSHNVEGVIWKRMAMKIKNPIKSWYLTLQAHRLLKYELKMIPATNAIIPISTADEQYYKKHFPNMLVTCIPTGIEEKFDNTVMCNSSSIYFLGALDWFPNQQGLLWFIDSVWPDVKAKVPEASLHIAGRNASTTLANKIASACDYYGEVDDTRKFISDKSICIVPLFAGSGLKIKIIEALAAGKVVVTTPIGAEGMPLSLDNYLYISNSDEAMTQQLVEILKEPQAAMRKASEAKIIVEENLLNAVLGNQLVEVYKKVSL; the protein is encoded by the coding sequence ATGCGAATTCTGTTACTCACAAAAAAATTACCATACCCTGCAAGAGATGGTGAAGCGATTGCCAGTAGCAATATTATTCGATTTATGGCAGAAGCCGGGCATCGGGTTGTGGTGATTAGTATTATCACAAAAAAGCATAATTTTTCTTTGAATGATGTGCCTGAAGAAATAAAAAGCAAGGTAGAATTTCATTTGGTAAATGCGGATACGGCTATTTATTTTAAAGATGCTGTGTTGAATTTGTTCAGTAAATTACCTTATCATATTTATAGATTTATAAATAAGGATATAACTACTCTGGCTGAAAAAGTAGTGCAGCAAAATGCATTTGATATTATTCAATTTGAAGGTTTATTCTTATTGCCTTTTGTTGAAACGATTAAAAAATATTCGAATGCAAAGTTGATTTATCGCAGTCATAATGTAGAGGGTGTTATCTGGAAACGGATGGCTATGAAAATTAAAAACCCAATTAAGTCTTGGTATCTTACATTGCAGGCACATCGCTTATTAAAATATGAATTGAAAATGATTCCGGCCACAAATGCAATCATTCCAATTTCAACTGCTGATGAACAATATTATAAAAAACATTTTCCAAACATGTTGGTTACTTGTATTCCTACAGGCATAGAGGAAAAGTTTGATAATACTGTAATGTGCAATTCAAGTTCAATTTATTTTTTAGGTGCATTGGATTGGTTCCCAAATCAACAAGGTTTATTGTGGTTTATAGATTCAGTTTGGCCGGATGTAAAAGCAAAAGTTCCTGAAGCAAGTTTACATATAGCCGGCAGAAATGCATCGACAACTTTAGCAAATAAAATTGCATCAGCATGTGATTATTATGGAGAAGTAGATGACACCAGAAAATTTATTTCAGATAAAAGTATTTGTATTGTACCTCTATTTGCCGGCAGTGGTTTAAAAATAAAAATTATCGAAGCTTTAGCCGCAGGCAAGGTGGTAGTTACTACTCCCATTGGTGCTGAGGGGATGCCATTATCTCTTGATAATTATTTATACATATCAAATTCTGATGAAGCGATGACGCAGCAATTAGTTGAAATTTTAAAAGAACCGCAAGCTGCAATGCGCAAAGCTTCAGAAGCAAAAATTATAGTAGAAGAAAATTTATTAAATGCAGTTCTTGGAAATCAATTAGTAGAAGTGTATAAAAAAGTATCACTTTGA
- a CDS encoding glycosyltransferase, protein MYSYLIFPWTLQVLTKNKSSKNIEPSSIAIKKVSVVLAVYNEEKVIREKIESFLSLNYPAGNIEFIIGSDGSTDTTEIIIEEYINQYPRIQLVKFGGRTGKSGILNQLIPLAIGEILILTDANIYFEKEMVMNLVNGFDDASIGLVAANIQNTGMDKIGISLQEEKYIQRENLIKYREGELWGTLMGAFGACYAVRKKLVKAIPPNHLMEDFYISMKVLEAGYKNIMSLKAIAFEDVSESVAEEFKRKVRISAGNFQNLTHFYKMLWPVYKPIGFCFLSHKVLRWLGPFWIIFIIGGSAILYSQNLFFMMLFWFSMASIFSPLIDWILAKLNIHNFVVRLISYFFLMNFALLIGLGKYFKGIKTSAWQPTQRNIKD, encoded by the coding sequence GTGTATAGCTATTTAATTTTCCCATGGACACTGCAAGTTTTAACAAAAAATAAATCATCAAAAAATATTGAGCCTTCAAGTATTGCAATCAAAAAAGTATCTGTTGTTTTAGCTGTGTATAATGAGGAGAAAGTGATTCGTGAAAAGATTGAGAGTTTTCTTTCCTTGAATTATCCGGCTGGAAATATAGAATTCATTATAGGGTCTGATGGATCTACAGATACAACTGAAATTATTATTGAAGAATATATAAATCAATATCCTCGCATTCAATTGGTGAAATTCGGAGGGCGTACAGGTAAGTCAGGAATTTTAAATCAACTTATTCCATTAGCAATCGGTGAGATACTAATTCTCACTGATGCAAATATTTATTTTGAAAAAGAAATGGTGATGAATCTTGTTAATGGATTTGATGATGCATCCATTGGATTGGTAGCGGCAAACATTCAAAATACAGGAATGGATAAAATTGGAATTTCATTGCAGGAGGAAAAATATATTCAAAGAGAAAATTTAATTAAGTATAGGGAAGGGGAATTATGGGGAACATTGATGGGAGCATTTGGTGCATGTTATGCAGTGAGGAAAAAATTAGTAAAAGCCATACCACCGAATCATTTGATGGAAGATTTTTATATTTCAATGAAAGTGCTAGAAGCAGGATATAAAAATATCATGAGTTTAAAAGCAATAGCCTTTGAAGATGTTTCTGAATCTGTTGCCGAGGAGTTCAAAAGAAAAGTGCGCATTTCGGCAGGTAATTTTCAAAACCTAACTCACTTTTATAAAATGCTATGGCCAGTGTATAAGCCAATTGGATTTTGTTTTCTATCACATAAAGTTTTAAGATGGTTAGGTCCATTCTGGATTATATTTATCATAGGTGGATCAGCCATACTATATTCTCAGAACTTATTTTTCATGATGCTGTTTTGGTTTTCAATGGCAAGTATTTTTTCACCTCTTATAGATTGGATATTAGCCAAATTGAATATTCATAACTTTGTAGTGCGGTTAATAAGCTATTTTTTTCTAATGAATTTTGCTCTTCTTATCGGCTTGGGAAAATACTTTAAGGGAATTAAAACCAGTGCTTGGCAACCAACACAAAGAAATATTAAAGATTAA
- a CDS encoding bifunctional 3,4-dihydroxy-2-butanone-4-phosphate synthase/GTP cyclohydrolase II, protein MEEYKLNTIEEAIEDIRNGKLVIVVDDQNRENEGDFITAARNVTPEIINFMATHGRGLICTPLVEDRCDELGLDLMVNNNTALHETQFTVSIDLIGYGCTTGISATDRSLTIQALINPKIQASDFARPGHIFPLRAKLGGVLRRTGHTEASIDLARLAGFEPAGVLVEIMNEDGSMARLPDLMKVSEKFNLKIISIKDLVEYRMRHETLIKKEAVVNLPTKFGNFKLHAFSQTTSGEIHLALVKGTWNKDDAVLVRVHSSCVTGDILGSLRCDCGEQLHSAMAMIEKNGSGVIVYMQQEGRGIGLLNKLKAYELQEHGRDTVEANLELGLPMDQRDYGIGAQILRSLGITKLDLITNNPKKRVGLKGYGLEIVGNTKIEMLPNEHNMHYLETKRDKLGHDILR, encoded by the coding sequence ATGGAAGAATATAAATTAAATACCATTGAAGAAGCGATAGAGGATATCCGAAATGGTAAATTGGTAATTGTGGTAGATGACCAGAATAGAGAAAACGAAGGTGATTTTATAACCGCTGCACGAAATGTAACTCCAGAAATAATAAACTTTATGGCTACGCATGGCAGAGGTTTGATTTGCACTCCCCTTGTAGAAGACAGATGTGATGAACTTGGTTTGGACCTTATGGTGAATAATAATACAGCGCTGCATGAAACTCAATTTACAGTTTCAATAGACTTAATTGGTTATGGATGCACAACAGGTATTTCTGCAACAGATAGGTCGTTGACAATTCAGGCTCTTATAAATCCAAAAATTCAGGCAAGTGATTTTGCAAGGCCAGGACATATATTTCCATTGCGTGCAAAATTGGGAGGGGTTTTGCGGCGCACTGGTCATACAGAGGCATCTATAGATTTGGCAAGATTGGCTGGTTTTGAACCGGCGGGAGTGTTGGTTGAAATAATGAATGAGGATGGAAGTATGGCAAGGTTACCGGACTTAATGAAGGTTTCTGAAAAATTTAACTTAAAAATCATATCAATAAAGGACTTAGTTGAGTACAGAATGCGTCACGAAACCTTAATAAAAAAGGAGGCTGTGGTGAATCTTCCCACCAAGTTTGGCAACTTTAAATTACATGCTTTTTCCCAAACTACATCTGGAGAAATTCATTTGGCCTTGGTTAAAGGAACCTGGAATAAGGATGATGCAGTACTTGTAAGGGTGCATTCTTCTTGTGTAACCGGAGATATACTTGGATCCTTGAGGTGTGATTGTGGTGAACAATTACATTCCGCAATGGCAATGATTGAGAAAAATGGATCAGGTGTAATTGTTTATATGCAACAAGAGGGAAGAGGAATAGGACTTTTAAATAAACTCAAAGCTTATGAGTTGCAGGAACATGGAAGAGATACTGTTGAGGCTAATCTTGAATTAGGATTACCTATGGATCAAAGAGACTATGGAATAGGAGCACAAATACTCCGAAGTTTAGGAATTACTAAATTAGATTTGATTACAAATAATCCTAAGAAAAGAGTGGGACTTAAAGGTTATGGACTTGAAATAGTTGGAAATACTAAAATTGAAATGTTGCCAAACGAACACAATATGCACTATCTTGAAACCAAGCGAGATAAATTAGGCCATGATATTCTGAGATAA